The following proteins come from a genomic window of Gossypium raimondii isolate GPD5lz chromosome 5, ASM2569854v1, whole genome shotgun sequence:
- the LOC105771375 gene encoding PLASMODESMATA CALLOSE-BINDING PROTEIN 3 codes for MAPLVCLVLFLAMTGHSSATYCLCNDGVGDQALQTTLDYACGNGADCSAIQQNGACYNPNTVKDHCNYAVNSYFQNKGQVTGSCDFAGTASVSANPPTNIPSTCTYPSSSTGTTPATTPTTAGTPTSLGGGTGTAFSPTGTTTGINEPNHAVALFTSINNILFTFFITLWIVMQGCL; via the exons ATGGCTCCTTTAGTTTGTCTAGTGCTTTTCTTAGCCATGACTGGCCATTCAA GTGCGACTTATTGTTTATGTAATGATGGAGTGGGGGATCAAGCTCTTCAAACGACCCTGGATTATGCATGTGGAAATGGAGCTGATTGTTCTGCAATTCAACAAAATGGTGCTTGCTATAATCCCAACACTGTTAAAGATCACTGCAATTATGCTGTCAATagttattttcaaaacaaaggTCAAGTTACAGGAAGCTGTGATTTTGCTGGCACTGCTTCAGTTAGTGCCAACCCTCCTACAA ATATTCCCTCCACTTGCACCTATCCATCAAG TAGCACAGGCACAACCCCGGCCACCACTCCAACAACTGCCGGGACTCCAACGAGTTTAGGCGGTGGCACAGGTACCGCCTTTAGCCCAACAGGAACAACAACAGGCATCAACGAGCCAAATCATGCTGTTGCTCTCTTCACAAGCATTAACAACATTTTGTTCACGTTTTTCATCACCCTTTGGATTGTAATGCAGGGCTGTCTTTGA